The following proteins come from a genomic window of Gimesia chilikensis:
- a CDS encoding lactate racemase domain-containing protein → MDRITTMNMNLPQAYRIRQHFPATRLKDVGAAVTAALSKLNLGELIKPGDTVAVPVGSRGIANIALIIKSTVDYLKSLGAEPFIVPAMGSHGGGTAEGQAQVIASYGVTEAAMGVEIRSSMETVIVDQTPHGIPVHFDKNAYAADHVLVCGRVKPHTRFVGDIESGLHKMMLIGLGKHEGAKIYHRAIEDHSFEEIIKAVAASVLKKCGVIGGLAIVENSYDETGMIEAVPPENFYEREKELLEIARQWLPRLPFPKIDLLIVDRIGKNISGSGMDACVVGRKFNDHAATERDVVACKRIMIRGLTEETHGNACGIGLAEFTNERTVAGVDWQSTRINTITGSHPTAGMVPLVYPNDREAIEAALQTVGLVEPETSGIVQIYDTLELSEVVVSETYLEEINSRDDLDIISGPFDLPFDAEGNLASVFKKPQH, encoded by the coding sequence ATGGATCGAATCACGACTATGAACATGAATCTGCCCCAGGCTTACCGGATCCGCCAGCACTTTCCTGCGACGCGTCTCAAAGATGTCGGAGCAGCGGTTACAGCTGCGTTGTCGAAGCTGAATCTGGGGGAACTAATTAAACCGGGGGATACTGTGGCTGTGCCTGTGGGAAGTCGCGGAATTGCCAATATTGCGCTGATTATCAAGTCGACTGTCGATTACCTGAAGTCACTCGGCGCGGAACCGTTTATCGTCCCGGCGATGGGCAGTCATGGCGGCGGGACCGCGGAAGGTCAGGCGCAGGTGATTGCCTCGTATGGGGTGACGGAAGCAGCCATGGGAGTGGAGATCCGTTCCTCGATGGAAACGGTGATTGTTGACCAGACGCCGCACGGGATTCCGGTGCATTTTGATAAGAACGCCTACGCTGCGGATCATGTGCTGGTCTGCGGTCGGGTCAAGCCGCACACCCGGTTCGTGGGAGATATTGAATCGGGTCTGCATAAGATGATGTTGATCGGCCTGGGGAAGCATGAGGGGGCCAAGATCTATCATCGAGCGATTGAAGATCACAGTTTTGAAGAAATCATCAAGGCGGTGGCAGCGTCGGTATTGAAAAAATGTGGCGTGATTGGTGGCCTGGCGATTGTCGAGAATTCGTATGACGAGACCGGCATGATCGAAGCGGTGCCTCCTGAGAACTTTTACGAACGAGAGAAGGAACTGCTGGAGATTGCCCGCCAGTGGCTGCCCCGACTGCCGTTCCCGAAGATCGATCTGTTGATTGTGGATCGGATCGGGAAGAACATCAGCGGTTCGGGAATGGATGCCTGCGTGGTCGGACGGAAGTTCAATGACCATGCCGCCACGGAGCGGGATGTCGTCGCCTGCAAACGAATTATGATTCGCGGTTTGACCGAAGAGACGCATGGCAACGCGTGCGGCATCGGTTTGGCGGAGTTCACGAATGAGCGGACCGTGGCGGGGGTGGACTGGCAGAGTACCCGCATTAATACGATTACGGGGAGTCATCCTACCGCCGGGATGGTTCCTCTGGTGTATCCGAATGACCGCGAAGCCATTGAAGCGGCCCTGCAGACTGTGGGGCTGGTGGAACCCGAAACCAGTGGCATCGTACAGATTTACGACACGCTTGAACTGAGCGAAGTTGTCGTCAGCGAAACGTACCTGGAGGAGATTAACAGCCGCGACGACCTGGATATCATTTCCGGGCCGTTCGACTTGCCTTTCGATGCAGAGGGGAATCTGGCCTCCGTTTTTAAGAAACCGCAACACTGA